From the genome of Epinephelus moara isolate mb chromosome 10, YSFRI_EMoa_1.0, whole genome shotgun sequence, one region includes:
- the atg4b gene encoding cysteine protease ATG4B encodes MDAATLTYDTLRFGEFEDFPETSEPVWILGKEYNALIEKDEILSDVTSRLWFTYRKNFPPIGGTGPTSDTGWGCMLRCGQMILGEALVCRHVGRDWRWARGQKQREEYISILNAFIDKKDSYYSIHQIAQMGVGEGKPIGQWYGPNTVAQVLKKLAVFDTWSRLVVHVAMDNTVVIEEIKRLCMPWLDVAGACGGPEGVGELNGCLEGACALTEEETALWKPLVLLIPLRLGLSDINEAYIETLKQCFMLPQSLGVIGGKPNSAHYFIGYVGEELIYLDPHTTQPAVDPCEDGQVPDETYHCQHPPCRMHICELDPSIAAGFFCRTEDEFDDWCMRIRRLSCNKGGLPMFELVDSQPSHMVSVDALNLTPDFSDSDRLERFFDSEDEEFEILSL; translated from the exons CAACCTTGACGTACGACACACTTCGCTTTGGAGAGTTTGAAGATTTTCCTGAGACCTCGGAGCCCGTGTGGATCTTGGGGAAAGAATACAACGCACTCATAG AAAAAGATGAGATTTTATCAGATGTCACGTCACGACTGTGGTTCACATACAGAAAAAACTTCCCACCAATTG GTGGGACAGGACCAACATCAGATACAGGATGGGGATGTATGTTACGGTGCGGCCAGATGATCCTGGGCGAGGCCTTGGTGTGTAGACATGTAGGCAGAG ACTGGAGATGGGCCCGAGGccagaaacaaagagaagagTACATCAGTATTCTCAACGCCTTCATTGACAAAAAAGACAGCTATTATTCCATCCATCAGATTG CTCAAATGGGAGTTGGAGAGGGGAAGCCTATAGGCCAGTGGTATGGACCGAACACAGTCGCCCAGGTTCTAAA gaagCTGGCAGTGTTTGACACATGGAGCAGATTAGTCGTACACGTGGCGATGGACAACACTGTGGTCATCGAGGAAATCA AGCGTCTCTGTATGCCCTGGCTGGACGTTGCAGGAGCCTGTGGTGGACCAGAAGGCGTGGGGGAGCTCAACGGCTGCCTGGAGGGGGCGTGTGCCCTCACAGAGGAGGAGACGGCTCTCTGGAAACCTCTGGTCCTGCTCATCCCCCTCAGGCTGGGCCTGAGTGATATAAATGAGGCCTACATTGAAACCCTCAAG CAATGCTTCATGCTGCCTCAGTCCCTGGGTGTTATTGGGGGAAAACCCAACAGTGCCCATTACTTCATTGGTTATGTCG GAGAGGAGCTCATCTATTTAGACCCGCACACCACTCAGCCTGCAGTGGATCCATGTGAAGACGGCCAGGTCCCCGATGAGACGTACCATTGTCAGCACCCTCCCTGCCGCATGCACATCTGTGAACTGGACCCATCCATCGCAGCG GGTTTCTTCTGCAGAACAGAGGACGAGTTTGATGACTGGTGTATGCGCATAAGAAGG CTGTCCTGCAACAAAGGTGGCCTTCCCATGTTTGAACTAGTAGACAGTCAGCCCTCCCACATGGTCAGCGTGGATGCCCTTAACCTTACTCCTG ATTTCTCAGACTCGGACAGGTTGGAGCGGTTCTTTGATTCAGAAGATGAAGAGTTTGAGATCCTTTCCCTGTGA
- the dtymk gene encoding thymidylate kinase, translating into MAGKRGALIVLEGVDRAGKTTQCRRLVQALQQSGRPAEMMRFPDRTTTIGQLISAYLEKKRDLEDHTVHLLFSANRWELVPLMKKKLEQGTTLVVDRYAFSGVAFTSAKPGFSLDWCMKSDVGLPKPDLVMFLQLSPAEAALRGQFGEERYETSVFQRAVQQKFEQLMKDPSVNWQVIDASQGVEDVHKDITTHSLNAINTAQNLELGELWK; encoded by the exons ATGGCGGGTAAAAGAGGAGCTCTCATCGTGCTGGAGGGGGTGGACAGGGCCGGGAAGACGACGCAGTGTAGGCGGCTGGTACAGGCGCTGCAGCAGAGCGGCCGACCCGCAGAGATGATGAGATTCCCCG ACAGGACCACAACAATTGGACAGCTGATCAGCGCCTACCTGGAGAAGAAGCGCGATCTGGAGGACCACACGGTGCACCTGCTGTTCTCTGCAAACCGCTGGGAGCTGGT GCCTCTAATGAAGAAGAAGCTGGAGCAGGGCACCACTCTGGTCGTAGATAGGTACGCCTTCTCTGGAGTTGCTTTCACCAGTGCGAAGCCG GGTTTCTCTCTGGACTGGTGCATGAAGTCTGACGTGGGACTGCCCAAGCCGGACCTTGTTATGTTTCTGCAGCTCAGTCCGGCTGAGGCTGCTCTCAGAGGACAGTTTGGAGAAGAGAGATACGAGACCAGTGTTTTCCAAAGAGCGGTTCAACAGAAATTTGAACAGCTGATGAAGGATCCTTCAGTCAACTGGCAG GTAATCGATGCTTCTCAGGGTGTTGAGGATGTGCACAAGGACATCACGACACACAGCTTGAATGCGATCAACACAGCTCAAAACCTGGAGCTTGGAGAGCTGTGGAAGTGA
- the agxta gene encoding alanine--glyoxylate and serine--pyruvate aminotransferase a, with translation MSSVSVPPPKCLQKSMAVPHRHMFGPGPSNVPPRILEAGANPVIGHMHPEIFEIMNDIKSGIQYIFQTQNNMTLAVSGTGHTAMECAIFNAVEPGESILMAVNGIWGERAADMAERIGARVNTIVAPPGGFLTNAEIEQALSKHRPVLFFLAHGESSTGVLHPLDGIGQLCHKYNCLFLVDSVASLGGSPLYMDQQGIDILYTGSQKVLNAPPGTAPISFSERACQKIFNRRTKPVSFFLDLSWLANYWGCDGKPSRVYHHTGPVTAFYSLRESLAVIAEEGLENSWDRHQKVAEYFHAGLEGMGLKLFVKDKKARLPTVTTIVAPHGYDWKEITTYIMKTHNLEISGGLGPSVGLVLRVGLMGCNSSKASVDMVLAALKDALKHCHRSKV, from the exons ATGTCGTCCGTCTCCGTACCTCCACCAAAATGCCTGCAGAAGTCTATGGCGGTTCCTCATCGTCACATGTTCGGACCAGGACCCTCCAACGTTCCTCCACGGATCTTGGAGGCCGGGGCCAACCCTGTCATTGGACACATGCATCCAGAGATATTTGAG ataatgaatgacATCAAAAGTGGAATCCAGTACATATTCCAGACTCAGAACAACATGACTTTAGCGGTGAGCGGCACTGGCCACACTGCCATGGAGTGTGCCATCTTCAACGCAGTGGAGCCCGGGGAGAGCATACTGATGGCAGTAAACGGCATATGGGGAGAGCGAGCAGCAGATATGGCTGAGAGGATAG GTGCCAGAGTAAACACCATAGTGGCGCCCCCTGGTGGTTTCCTCACTAATGCAGAAATTGAGCAG GCCTTGTCAAAACACCGGCCCGTGCTCTTCTTCCTCGCACATGGAGAATCTTCTACAGGAGTCCTGCATCCTTTAGATGGCATCGGTCAGCTGTGCCATAA GTATAACTGCTTGTTCCTCGTCGACTCTGTGGCGTCGTTGGGAGggtcgcctctgtacatggacCAGCAAGGGATAGACATCCTGTACACAGGCTCCCAGAAGGTTCTGAATGCTCCTCCAGGCACAGCGCCCATCTCCTTCAGTGAAAGAGCATG TCAGAAAATATTCAACCGGAGGACAAAGCCTGTGTCATTCTTCTTGGATTTGAGCTGGCTTGCAAACTATTGGGGATGTGATGGCAAGCCGTCGAGAGT ATATCACCACACAGGTCCAGTCACTGCGTTTTACTCTCTAAGGGAGAGTCTGGCTGTGATCGCTGAAGAG GGTCTGGAGAATTCATGGGACAGACATCAAAAAGTGGCGGAGTATTTCCATGCTGGTCTGGAGGGCATGGGACTCAAACTTTTTGTCAAAGACAAA AAAGCAAGACTCCCGACAGTGACCACTATTGTTGCTCCACATGGATACGACTGGAAAGAGATCACGACCTACATCATGAAAACACATAATCTAGAGATTTCTGGAGGACTCGGACCTTCAGTTGGTTTG GTGCTGCGTGTGGGACTGATGGGATGTAACAGCAGCAAGGCCAGTGTCGACATGGTGCTGGCGGCACTGAAAGATGCTCTGAAACACTGCCACAGGAGCAAAGTGTAA